Proteins co-encoded in one Oncorhynchus keta strain PuntledgeMale-10-30-2019 chromosome 36, Oket_V2, whole genome shotgun sequence genomic window:
- the LOC118369472 gene encoding suppressor of fused homolog isoform X1, whose product MDEVRPINGPAAAPGLASIFPPGLQAIYGECRRLYPDQANPLQVTAIVKYWLGGPDPLDYISMYRNVGCAAQDVQEHWHYISFGLSDLYGDNRVHEFTGQEGPSGFGFELTFRLKREVGETAPPTWPAELMQGLARYVFQSENTFCSGDHISWHSPLDNSESRIQHMLLTEDPQISPVHTPFGLVNFLQIVGVCTEELQAAQQWNGQGILELLRGVHVAGGPWLITDMRRGETMFDIDPHLQQERVDQGIETEGSNLSGVSAKCVWDDLSRPSEDEEDSRSICIGSQPRRLSEKDTEQIREALRKGLEFNTKAALPPINSQKQGHDKPQSRKDSLESESSAAIIPHELVRTRQLESVHLKFNQESGTLLPLCLRGRLLHGRHFTYKSINGDTAITFVSTGVEGAFATEEHPYAAHGPWLQILLTEEFVEQMLGDLSELNTREETKLPKEYSWPEKKLKISVLPDSVFDNPLQ is encoded by the exons ATGGACGAGGTGCGGCCTATAAACGGACCAGCAGCAGCCCCTGGGCTGGCGTCAATCTTCCCCCCGGGTCTGCAGGCAATCTACGGGGAATGCAGGCGCCTCTACCCCGACCAGGCCAACCCCTTACAAGTTACAGCCATTGTCAAATACTG GTTAGGGGGTCCTGATCCATTGGACTACATCAGTATGTACCGTAACGTGGGCTGTGCAGCGCAGGATGTACAGGAGCACTGGCACTACATCAGCTTCGGACTCAGTGACCTGTATGGAGACAACAGAGTGCATGA GTTTACAGGTCAGGAAGGTCCCAGTGGCTTTGGCTTTGAGCTGACGTTCAGGctgaagagagaggtgggagagaccGCACCCCCTACCTGGCCGGCTGAACTCATGCAGGGCCTGGCCCGCTACGTCTTCCAATCAG AAAACACATTTTGCAGTGGAGACCACATATCGTGGCACAGTCCCCTGGACAACAGTGAGTCTCGTATCCAACACATGCTGCTCACTGAGGACCCCCAGATATCACCGGTCCACACACCCTTCGGCCTGGTCAACTTCTTGCAG ATTGTGGGTGTGTGTACAGAAGAGTTGCAGGCGGCCCAACAGTGGAATGGCCAGGGAATACTGGAGCTACTCCGAGGGGTCCATGT TGCCGGAGGACCCTGGTTGATAACtgacatgaggagaggagagaccatgtTTGACATCGACCCGCATTTACAA CAGGAGCGTGTGGACCAGGGTATAGAGACAGAGGGATCCAACCTGAGTGGCGTGAGCGCAAAGTGTGTGTGGGACGACCTCAGCCGGCCGTCCGAGGATGAAGAGGACAGCCGCTCCATCTGTATAGGATCTCAGCCACGAAGACTGTCGGAGAAAG ATACAGAGCAGATCAGAGAAGCCCTGAGGAAAGGACTGGAGTTTAACACCAAAGCAGCACTACCCCCTATCAACTCACAGAAACAAGGACACGACAAGCCTCA AAGTCGTAAGGACAGTCTGGAGAGTGAGAGTTCGGCGGCCATCATTCCTCACGAGCTAGTTCGTACCAGACAACTGGAAAGTGTTCATCTGAAATTCAACCAGGAGTCAGGAACACTGCTGCCTCTCTGTCTcag GGGTCGTTTGCTCCATGGTAGACACTTCACCTATAAGAGTATTAATGGAGACACGGCCATCACCTTCGTATCCACTGGAGTAGAGGGGGCCTTTGCTACTGAGGAACACCCATACGCCGCACATGGACCCTggctacag ATATTGCTGACTGAAGAGTTTGTTGAACAGATGCTTGGAGACCTATCGGAGCTCAACACtcgagaggag ACCAAGTTACCGAAGGAATATAGCTGGCCAGagaagaaactgaagatctcggtCCTGCCTGACTCTGTGTTTGACAACCCTCTGCAGTGA
- the LOC118369472 gene encoding suppressor of fused homolog isoform X2, with translation MDEVRPINGPAAAPGLASIFPPGLQAIYGECRRLYPDQANPLQVTAIVKYWLGGPDPLDYISMYRNVGCAAQDVQEHWHYISFGLSDLYGDNRVHEFTGQEGPSGFGFELTFRLKREVGETAPPTWPAELMQGLARYVFQSENTFCSGDHISWHSPLDNSESRIQHMLLTEDPQISPVHTPFGLVNFLQIVGVCTEELQAAQQWNGQGILELLRGVHVAGGPWLITDMRRGETMFDIDPHLQERVDQGIETEGSNLSGVSAKCVWDDLSRPSEDEEDSRSICIGSQPRRLSEKDTEQIREALRKGLEFNTKAALPPINSQKQGHDKPQSRKDSLESESSAAIIPHELVRTRQLESVHLKFNQESGTLLPLCLRGRLLHGRHFTYKSINGDTAITFVSTGVEGAFATEEHPYAAHGPWLQILLTEEFVEQMLGDLSELNTREETKLPKEYSWPEKKLKISVLPDSVFDNPLQ, from the exons ATGGACGAGGTGCGGCCTATAAACGGACCAGCAGCAGCCCCTGGGCTGGCGTCAATCTTCCCCCCGGGTCTGCAGGCAATCTACGGGGAATGCAGGCGCCTCTACCCCGACCAGGCCAACCCCTTACAAGTTACAGCCATTGTCAAATACTG GTTAGGGGGTCCTGATCCATTGGACTACATCAGTATGTACCGTAACGTGGGCTGTGCAGCGCAGGATGTACAGGAGCACTGGCACTACATCAGCTTCGGACTCAGTGACCTGTATGGAGACAACAGAGTGCATGA GTTTACAGGTCAGGAAGGTCCCAGTGGCTTTGGCTTTGAGCTGACGTTCAGGctgaagagagaggtgggagagaccGCACCCCCTACCTGGCCGGCTGAACTCATGCAGGGCCTGGCCCGCTACGTCTTCCAATCAG AAAACACATTTTGCAGTGGAGACCACATATCGTGGCACAGTCCCCTGGACAACAGTGAGTCTCGTATCCAACACATGCTGCTCACTGAGGACCCCCAGATATCACCGGTCCACACACCCTTCGGCCTGGTCAACTTCTTGCAG ATTGTGGGTGTGTGTACAGAAGAGTTGCAGGCGGCCCAACAGTGGAATGGCCAGGGAATACTGGAGCTACTCCGAGGGGTCCATGT TGCCGGAGGACCCTGGTTGATAACtgacatgaggagaggagagaccatgtTTGACATCGACCCGCATTTACAA GAGCGTGTGGACCAGGGTATAGAGACAGAGGGATCCAACCTGAGTGGCGTGAGCGCAAAGTGTGTGTGGGACGACCTCAGCCGGCCGTCCGAGGATGAAGAGGACAGCCGCTCCATCTGTATAGGATCTCAGCCACGAAGACTGTCGGAGAAAG ATACAGAGCAGATCAGAGAAGCCCTGAGGAAAGGACTGGAGTTTAACACCAAAGCAGCACTACCCCCTATCAACTCACAGAAACAAGGACACGACAAGCCTCA AAGTCGTAAGGACAGTCTGGAGAGTGAGAGTTCGGCGGCCATCATTCCTCACGAGCTAGTTCGTACCAGACAACTGGAAAGTGTTCATCTGAAATTCAACCAGGAGTCAGGAACACTGCTGCCTCTCTGTCTcag GGGTCGTTTGCTCCATGGTAGACACTTCACCTATAAGAGTATTAATGGAGACACGGCCATCACCTTCGTATCCACTGGAGTAGAGGGGGCCTTTGCTACTGAGGAACACCCATACGCCGCACATGGACCCTggctacag ATATTGCTGACTGAAGAGTTTGTTGAACAGATGCTTGGAGACCTATCGGAGCTCAACACtcgagaggag ACCAAGTTACCGAAGGAATATAGCTGGCCAGagaagaaactgaagatctcggtCCTGCCTGACTCTGTGTTTGACAACCCTCTGCAGTGA